In Puniceicoccus vermicola, one DNA window encodes the following:
- a CDS encoding glycosyltransferase family 4 protein, protein MLSRLKERLRLEARVWSGRKEAKSSNARIALFHDFAPPPTGGGHQFLRALMAEWERMGIEVAVNCLPDSAEAVLINSFNFTSDLLRRLWDRDVRMVHRVDGPLQVYRGFDDGTDLEIARLNREFSSASIFQSEFSRSENDRLGFGLLPGPVICNAADRTIFQPRQGKFPSGNKPIRVIAASWSDNPNKGLDVFQWLEKNLDSSRFQFTFVGRAQMEFENLRHIPAVPSDELATLLRENDIFLTASLNDPCSNSVIEALTVGLPCVYRRSGGHPELVGKAGAGFDSPEEIPDLLDEVGQNWAKYAGEIRVPEITSVAKEYLRVLEVTP, encoded by the coding sequence ATGCTTAGCCGCCTGAAAGAACGCCTTCGTCTGGAGGCAAGGGTCTGGTCTGGTCGCAAAGAGGCAAAGTCCTCAAACGCCCGGATTGCTCTCTTTCACGATTTTGCACCGCCTCCAACCGGGGGAGGGCATCAGTTCCTGCGCGCCTTGATGGCGGAGTGGGAACGCATGGGAATTGAGGTAGCTGTCAATTGCCTGCCGGACTCGGCTGAAGCCGTGCTGATCAATAGCTTCAACTTTACCTCGGATCTGTTGAGACGGTTGTGGGATCGTGATGTTCGAATGGTGCACCGGGTCGACGGCCCTCTTCAGGTGTACCGGGGATTTGACGATGGCACCGATTTGGAGATTGCTCGTCTAAATCGTGAGTTCTCTTCGGCCTCGATCTTTCAGTCGGAGTTCAGCCGCAGTGAGAACGACCGGCTCGGATTTGGACTGTTGCCGGGCCCTGTCATCTGCAACGCGGCGGATCGGACGATCTTTCAGCCTCGGCAGGGGAAATTTCCTTCTGGTAACAAGCCCATCCGGGTGATCGCGGCCAGTTGGTCAGACAATCCCAATAAAGGTCTCGATGTGTTCCAATGGCTGGAGAAGAATTTGGATTCCTCGCGGTTCCAGTTTACTTTTGTCGGGCGGGCTCAGATGGAATTTGAAAATCTTCGGCACATTCCGGCCGTTCCCAGTGATGAGCTCGCCACACTGTTGAGGGAAAATGACATTTTCCTCACGGCGAGCCTGAACGATCCTTGTTCGAATTCGGTAATCGAAGCCCTGACGGTAGGATTGCCCTGCGTCTATCGTCGCAGTGGGGGACACCCGGAATTGGTCGGGAAGGCTGGAGCCGGATTTGATTCGCCGGAAGAGATTCCGGATCTTTTGGATGAAGTTGGGCAAAATTGGGCCAAGTATGCGGGCGAGATTCGGGTTCCCGAAATCACCTCTGTGGCGAAGGAATACTTGCGGGTGTTGGAGGTGACTCCGTAG
- a CDS encoding glycosyltransferase, producing MKMIKKMAGLGLQMRTRLWREYSRLVLVRDNAGWAIDVEMKAVGEISRRIGLNVKEKDFWQRYSKRQSIFWGSQFSLLKDDWLKNEHRNATAMFHGLPGTGHPEFDELFSRIEKHKDQLQRVQVTHREMEEALVSVGIRKEILHRIPIGIDGRVFQPFSHTDRERTRATLGVPGNAFVVGSFQKDGNGWGEGLEPKLIKGPDLFVEACALLAAAHPNVFVLLSGPARGYVKEGLKEKGVPFVHRQFENPEEVGTLYPALDAYLVSSRQEGGPNAILESMATGVPLVSTPVGQATDLIHDGENALLVPKEDSQAMGEALLQIARGEVDRDSLRSHGFVTAQENDYRSQDPLWKKFFEGFVE from the coding sequence ATGAAGATGATAAAAAAGATGGCGGGCTTGGGACTGCAGATGCGCACTCGCCTGTGGCGTGAGTATTCGCGGCTTGTCTTGGTTCGTGATAACGCGGGCTGGGCGATTGATGTGGAAATGAAGGCGGTCGGCGAAATCTCCCGCCGGATCGGCTTGAACGTGAAGGAAAAGGACTTCTGGCAACGGTACTCAAAGCGACAGTCTATTTTTTGGGGAAGCCAGTTCAGTCTATTAAAAGATGACTGGTTGAAGAACGAACATCGGAATGCGACCGCAATGTTTCACGGTTTGCCGGGAACGGGCCATCCCGAGTTTGATGAGTTGTTTTCCCGAATCGAAAAGCACAAGGACCAATTGCAGCGGGTGCAGGTGACCCACCGGGAGATGGAGGAAGCATTGGTCTCGGTCGGGATTCGCAAAGAGATTCTCCATCGCATACCGATCGGGATCGACGGTCGCGTTTTCCAGCCGTTCAGTCACACCGATCGGGAAAGAACGCGGGCGACCTTGGGAGTGCCGGGAAATGCCTTTGTGGTTGGCTCTTTTCAGAAGGATGGAAACGGATGGGGCGAAGGGCTCGAACCGAAATTGATCAAAGGGCCGGATCTCTTCGTGGAAGCCTGCGCTCTTCTCGCCGCGGCTCATCCGAACGTTTTCGTTCTTCTCAGCGGTCCAGCCCGTGGGTACGTAAAGGAGGGGTTGAAGGAAAAGGGAGTACCCTTCGTTCATCGACAGTTTGAGAATCCAGAAGAAGTCGGGACTCTATATCCCGCGTTGGATGCTTACTTGGTTTCCTCGCGTCAAGAGGGTGGCCCCAATGCGATCCTCGAATCCATGGCGACCGGGGTGCCCCTAGTTTCGACTCCTGTCGGTCAGGCAACGGACTTGATTCATGATGGAGAGAACGCTTTGTTGGTCCCCAAAGAAGACAGCCAGGCGATGGGGGAGGCCCTTTTACAGATCGCTCGGGGAGAGGTGGACCGGGATTCCTTACGGAGTCACGGATTTGTTACCGCGCAGGAAAATGATTATCGGTCGCAGGATCCTCTCTGGAAGAAGTTTTTTGAGGGATTTGTTGAGTGA
- a CDS encoding glycosyltransferase family 4 protein: MNHRFQRYVVRPFEILLKCPLRFALGRLFPSKSPRVFYGYERIPSRNEPASGGIVKLQDLSEVYPNCRWRANTLYLISSCYPWTVRWQVRVARFFGAKIILNQNGVAYPAWKPEGWEIENERAAWVHRRADAVVYQAGFCRRCALEWLKVEEPEYSRVLLNPVDVHAFGPSAEGRSAEGTYDGSGRIPFRILLAGSHQFAYRVRTALEALAKLDEEYRMIVAGAYNWGESQEDALAEARGWAVDLGVSDRVDFQGRYLQSEAPALFAQAEVLLHTKVMDPCPRLVAEGLASGLPVVYAGSGGLPEMVSSEAGVAVESVEDFERERPADPKQFAEAIRKVRAEYTLFREGARRCAEERFNRDEWLKAHGELIRTVRAQL; the protein is encoded by the coding sequence ATGAATCATCGTTTTCAGCGATACGTTGTTCGTCCATTTGAGATTCTCCTCAAATGCCCGCTCCGTTTCGCCCTCGGTCGCCTATTTCCGTCGAAGTCTCCACGGGTCTTCTACGGCTACGAGCGTATTCCTTCGCGGAATGAGCCCGCATCTGGCGGTATCGTGAAATTGCAGGATCTTTCGGAGGTCTATCCGAACTGTCGTTGGCGGGCGAATACTCTCTATCTGATCAGTAGTTGCTATCCTTGGACGGTCCGTTGGCAGGTGAGGGTCGCTCGCTTTTTCGGGGCAAAGATTATTCTGAATCAGAATGGAGTCGCCTATCCCGCTTGGAAGCCGGAGGGATGGGAGATCGAGAACGAGCGTGCCGCTTGGGTTCACCGACGAGCCGATGCCGTAGTTTACCAAGCAGGGTTTTGCCGTCGTTGCGCTCTCGAATGGTTGAAGGTGGAGGAGCCGGAATATTCGCGGGTGCTTCTCAACCCGGTGGACGTTCATGCCTTTGGCCCATCTGCAGAAGGTCGTAGTGCCGAAGGGACGTATGATGGATCTGGACGGATTCCGTTTCGCATTCTTCTCGCGGGATCTCACCAGTTTGCCTACCGCGTGCGTACGGCTTTGGAAGCGCTCGCGAAGCTCGATGAGGAGTATCGGATGATCGTTGCCGGGGCTTACAATTGGGGAGAATCTCAGGAGGATGCGCTGGCCGAGGCTCGGGGTTGGGCTGTAGACCTAGGAGTATCGGATCGAGTCGATTTTCAGGGTCGCTACTTGCAAAGTGAGGCGCCCGCTCTGTTTGCGCAGGCAGAGGTTCTTTTGCATACCAAAGTGATGGATCCCTGCCCGCGGCTGGTCGCCGAAGGGTTGGCCTCCGGGCTGCCGGTTGTCTATGCGGGCAGCGGAGGATTACCGGAGATGGTCTCTTCTGAGGCTGGAGTCGCGGTCGAGTCTGTCGAAGATTTTGAACGAGAGCGTCCCGCGGACCCGAAACAATTTGCCGAGGCGATTCGAAAGGTTAGAGCGGAATACACCTTGTTCCGCGAAGGTGCTCGGCGCTGTGCAGAGGAGCGTTTCAACCGGGATGAATGGTTGAAGGCTCATGGCGAATTAATCCGAACCGTTCGTGCCCAATTGTAG